From Lemur catta isolate mLemCat1 chromosome 19, mLemCat1.pri, whole genome shotgun sequence, a single genomic window includes:
- the KLK14 gene encoding kallikrein-14 — MFLLLTALQVLAVGMTQSQQDENKIIGGYTCIQNSQPWQVALLAGPGRRFFCGGALLSDQWVITAAHCARPILRVALGKHNLKRWEATQQVLRVTRQVTHPSYNARPHDNDLMLLRLEQPARLGRAVNTIPIAQSCASPGTPCRVSGWGTISSPIARYPTSLQCVNINISQNQTCQQAYPGAITAGMVCAGVPQGGKDSCQGDSGGPLVCQGELQGIVSWGMEHCALPGYPGVYTNLCKYQNWIQETMLGRWRSP; from the exons atgTTCCTCCTGCTAACAGCACTGCAAGTCTTGGCCGTAG GCATGACACAGAGCCAACAAGATGAGAACAAGATAATTGGTGGTTATACGTGCATCCAGAACTCCCAACCATGGCAGGTGGCCCTGCTGGCAGGCCCCGGGCGTCGCTTCTTCTGTGGAGGGGCCCTGCTTTCAGACCAGTGGGTCATCACTGCTGCTCACTGCGCCCGCCC GATCCTCCGGGTAGCCCTGGGCAAGCACAACCTGAAGAGGTGGGAGGCCACCCAGCAGGTGCTCCGCGTGACTCGCCAGGTGACACATCCCAGCTACAATGCCCGGCCCCATGACAACGACCTGATGCTTCTGAGGCTGGAGCAGCCTGCCCGGCTGGGAAGGGCAGTGAATACCATCCCCATCGCCCAGTCCTGTGCCAGCCCTGGGACACCCTGCCGTGTGTCAGGCTGGGGGACCATATCCAGTCCCATCG CCAGGTACCCCACCTCTCTGCAATGTGTGAACATCAACATCTCCCAGAACCAGACATGTCAGCAGGCCTACCCTGGAGCCATCACCGCCGGCATGGTCTGTGCGGGGGTCCCCCAGGGCGGGAAGGACTCTTGTCAG GGTGACTCTGGGGGACCCCTGGTGTGCCAAGGAGAGCTCCAGGGCATCGTGTCCTGGGGAATGGAGCACTGTGCCCTGCCTGGCTACCCTGGTGTCTACACCAACCTGTGCAAGTACCAAAACTGGATCCAGGAAACGATGCTGGGCAGATGGCGGTCCCCGTGA